A genomic window from Streptomyces broussonetiae includes:
- a CDS encoding glycoside hydrolase family 27 protein, translating into MTRLRTATAAAAGLLVATAIPLMATPHRAAASDNGRAVRPAMGWSSWSYVRRQPTEAAIEAQADALVSSGLARHGFVQVNLDDFWQKCDANGFQVDGYGRWSPDPAKFPDGIKSLADHVHAKGLKFGFYVTPGIARNAVLKNTPVEGTTYHAKDIADTSKTEKNYNCKNMYALDYARPGAQEFVDSWARQFASWGVDYLKIDGVGGQDIPDVQAWDKALRATGRPITFALSNNLPIDQATTWRTLANSWRTQGDVECYCGPGPSGSGYPLTDWAHVARRFDSAAAWQPYAGPGGWNDLDSLEIGNGDRAGLDADQRRSQFTLWSMAAAPLLLGTDLTRLDPVDRAMLTNDRLIGVDQDGIAAQRVVNSGAGQVWSKRESNGDRVVALFNTGTSGSATVTVDWSRIGLTGSGDVTDLWSGAHKGTVAGSYSAALRPGETRLIRVRPVDSRGTAVDR; encoded by the coding sequence ATGACCCGGCTCAGGACAGCCACGGCCGCCGCGGCCGGCCTGCTCGTCGCCACCGCGATACCGCTCATGGCCACCCCGCACCGGGCGGCCGCCTCCGACAACGGCCGGGCGGTCCGGCCCGCCATGGGCTGGAGCAGCTGGAGCTATGTGCGCCGGCAGCCCACCGAGGCCGCGATCGAGGCACAGGCCGATGCCCTGGTCTCCTCGGGCCTGGCCCGGCACGGCTTCGTCCAGGTCAACCTCGACGACTTCTGGCAGAAGTGCGACGCAAACGGCTTCCAGGTCGACGGCTACGGCCGCTGGAGCCCCGACCCCGCCAAGTTCCCCGACGGCATCAAGTCCCTCGCCGACCACGTCCACGCCAAGGGCCTGAAGTTCGGCTTCTACGTCACTCCCGGCATCGCGAGGAACGCCGTCCTGAAGAACACCCCGGTCGAGGGCACCACGTACCACGCCAAGGACATCGCGGACACCTCGAAGACCGAGAAGAACTACAACTGCAAGAACATGTACGCCCTCGACTACGCCAGGCCCGGCGCGCAGGAGTTCGTCGACTCCTGGGCCCGGCAGTTCGCCTCGTGGGGCGTGGACTACCTGAAGATCGACGGCGTGGGCGGCCAGGACATCCCCGACGTCCAGGCCTGGGACAAGGCCCTGCGCGCCACTGGCCGGCCCATCACCTTCGCCCTGTCCAACAACCTCCCGATCGACCAGGCCACCACCTGGCGCACGCTCGCCAACAGCTGGCGCACCCAGGGCGACGTCGAGTGCTACTGCGGTCCGGGACCGAGCGGAAGCGGATACCCGCTCACCGACTGGGCCCATGTCGCCCGGCGCTTCGACTCCGCAGCCGCCTGGCAGCCGTACGCCGGCCCCGGCGGCTGGAACGACCTGGACTCGCTGGAGATCGGCAACGGCGACCGGGCCGGCCTCGACGCCGACCAGCGCCGCTCCCAGTTCACGCTGTGGTCGATGGCGGCCGCACCCCTCCTGCTCGGCACCGACCTCACCCGCCTCGACCCGGTCGACCGGGCGATGCTCACCAACGACCGGCTGATCGGCGTGGACCAGGACGGCATCGCCGCGCAACGGGTCGTGAACAGCGGGGCCGGACAGGTCTGGAGCAAGCGCGAGAGCAACGGCGACCGTGTGGTGGCCCTGTTCAACACCGGAACCTCCGGCTCCGCCACGGTCACCGTGGACTGGTCCCGGATCGGTCTCACCGGCTCCGGCGACGTCACCGACCTGTGGTCCGGTGCCCACAAGGGCACGGTCGCCGGCTCCTACAGCGCGGCCCTCCGCCCGGGGGAGACCCGCCTGATCCGGGTGCGACCCGTCGACTCACGTGGGACGGCGGTGGACCGCTGA